The Amyelois transitella isolate CPQ chromosome Z, ilAmyTran1.1, whole genome shotgun sequence genome contains a region encoding:
- the LOC106133802 gene encoding ciliary microtubule-associated protein 2-like, with protein sequence MSKNPAPFGASVKRFGKITVHPNLDPSGLYTIRPPACDPCRYHPKPMHKIFEVNKNRKSEKDPWRYKIELEEWAQNLGYRNQKILSQRHWQLSLLGPAWHTVPDEIKYEPACKNVGFGRTPRTRPSKLRYPGPGTYYRAVPFKAPYGPHSLRPTFEREEPCRFKDTCPRWSLAPNRYNIIDKESIEQKPKKLVSRRGPYDLFTGRRDGTVKNHFNTSLKVSAATWPLALKGSFDTYKKSHFGSMNKTDRSKPYRGRNALVDISMCVKRPDEPGPAHLNIDKPKVFKQYKHGFNSSYDKGPGYQRVVVWPGVGRYNVKTLTCGIMGQGHKHVFLSKLGRTIGAVIPEPMNSF encoded by the coding sequence ATGTCTAAAAATCCAGCACCTTTCGGAGCTAGCGTGAAGCGGTTTGGTAAAATCACAGTTCACCCCAATTTAGATCCGAGTGGACTTTACACTATAAGGCCCCCAGCATGCGACCCCTGTCGCTACCACCCGAAACCCatgcataaaatatttgaagttaacaaaaatagaaaatccGAGAAAGACCCCTGGAGGTATAAGATAGAGCTGGAAGAGTGGGCTCAAAATCTCGGATATAGGAATCAAaaaattctatcacaaagGCACTGGCAACTGTCTCTGCTCGGGCCCGCCTGGCATACCGTTCCCGATGAGATCAAGTACGAGCCCGCGTGCAAAAATGTCGGTTTCGGCAGAACCCCGAGAACTAGACCTTCCAAACTCAGATACCCAGGACCAGGAACCTACTATCGCGCTGTTCCATTCAAAGCTCCTTATGGCCCTCATTCCTTAAGACCTACTTTCGAGAGAGAAGAGCCTTGCCGATTCAAAGACACATGTCCAAGGTGGTCCCTAGCGCCTAACAGATATAATATCATAGATAAAGAGAGTATAGAGCAGAAGCCAAAGAAGTTGGTATCGAGACGAGGCCCCTACGACCTCTTCACGGGGCGCAGAGACGGCACGGTAAAAAACCACTTCAACACATCGCTCAAAGTGTCTGCGGCTACGTGGCCACTCGCGCTGAAAGGTTCCtttgatacatacaaaaaGAGTCACTTTGGTTCTATGAACAAAACCGATAGGAGTAAGCCGTACAGAGGCAGAAATGCTTTGGTGGATATCTCGATGTGTGTGAAGCGGCCGGACGAGCCTGGTCCGGCGCATCTGAACATCGACAAGCCCAAAGTGTTCAAACAATATAAGCACGGCTTCAACAGCTCGTACGATAAAGGGCCAGGGTACCAGCGAGTAGTGGTGTGGCCCGGTGTGGGCCGCTACAATGTGAAGACGTTGACCTGCGGCATCATGGGCCAGGGTCACAAACACGTGTTCTTGAGCAAGTTGGGTAGAACCATTGGAGCAGTTATACCAGAACCTATGAATTCCTTTTGA